The Cellulomonas sp. P24 genome contains a region encoding:
- a CDS encoding SOS response-associated peptidase, with amino-acid sequence MCGRYASFRRDDEIARALMVQQILGEERGPSWNVAPMQGIRVVLERPPREEPDAAPVRQLRRVRWGLVPSWAKDPKIGSRMINARSETLTSKPSFKAAATRRRCLVPMDGYYEWMKNPGGTKTPYFLHAADDGLLAAAGLYELWPDPTLAEDDPKKWLWTATIATASATDALGHIHDRSPVFIPPDRYDQWLDTHLQDATEVDALLRSLSEPVLQAREVGPEVGAVHNDGPQLIAPA; translated from the coding sequence ATGTGCGGAAGGTACGCGAGCTTCCGGCGCGACGACGAGATCGCCCGCGCCCTGATGGTCCAGCAGATCCTGGGTGAGGAACGCGGCCCGTCCTGGAACGTGGCCCCCATGCAGGGCATCCGAGTGGTTCTCGAGCGCCCACCCCGCGAAGAACCCGACGCCGCGCCCGTGCGTCAGCTACGCCGGGTCCGGTGGGGGCTGGTCCCGTCCTGGGCGAAGGACCCGAAGATCGGGTCGCGGATGATCAACGCCCGTTCGGAGACCCTCACCAGCAAGCCGTCGTTCAAGGCCGCCGCGACCCGCCGGCGCTGCCTGGTCCCGATGGACGGGTACTACGAGTGGATGAAGAACCCCGGCGGCACCAAGACCCCGTACTTCCTGCACGCCGCCGACGACGGGCTCTTGGCCGCCGCCGGACTGTACGAGCTGTGGCCCGACCCGACCCTGGCGGAGGACGACCCGAAGAAGTGGTTGTGGACCGCCACCATCGCGACCGCCTCGGCCACCGACGCCCTCGGGCACATCCACGACCGCAGCCCCGTGTTCATCCCTCCCGACCGGTACGACCAGTGGCTCGACACCCACCTTCAAGACGCGACCGAGGTCGACGCACTGCTGCGATCCCTGTCCGAACCGGTCCTGCAAGCCCGCGAAGTCGGCCCCGAGGTCGGCGCCGTGCACAACGACGGACCCCAGCTCATCGCACCCGCCTGA
- a CDS encoding ThiF family adenylyltransferase: MRNANELIAVTRDALNHMVSSPSGGGDLWLAHSDADDLYVVTVVESISGARLPAERRGYGALARADGRIDGQWLRDVPLGAHILHRELALRPDTAYPLRTFMALVPDARDPRSGRYPLITHTADVPPEARTAGVPTVAGWNVTSGGVWPLDVAVEPEVAGVSRLALQWPVEQLRGARVVIVGLGSIGGIVAQSLAASGVGNLELVDPDRFLWHNLVRHILGPDDVGRMKVSALKERIENRWPTTSVVAHPLDVVRDAHLIRPLFAHADLIVCAADGIAPRRTVSHLARQTGRTAVLTCVLDDGAVGEVLRLRPGSRFGCLMCQRRALEAAGALDAEADQELDYGTGLVHKPMTAVGPDLWLVAELAAKASISTLLEALGYAEHQLPGEQAVLALRTGNDLASPFNVSHTGKVAWYPATGPLPGCWTCE; this comes from the coding sequence ATGCGTAACGCGAACGAGCTCATCGCTGTCACCCGCGACGCTCTGAACCACATGGTCAGTTCCCCTTCCGGAGGCGGCGATCTATGGCTCGCCCACTCCGACGCCGACGACCTGTACGTCGTCACCGTCGTCGAGTCCATCAGCGGCGCACGACTACCGGCAGAACGGCGCGGGTACGGTGCGCTGGCGCGCGCCGACGGACGCATCGACGGCCAGTGGCTTCGCGACGTCCCGCTCGGTGCGCACATCTTGCACCGAGAACTGGCGCTGCGACCCGACACCGCCTACCCGCTTCGCACGTTCATGGCGCTCGTCCCAGACGCCCGCGATCCCCGCTCGGGACGCTACCCACTGATCACGCACACGGCCGATGTACCGCCCGAGGCTCGGACCGCTGGCGTGCCCACCGTCGCCGGCTGGAACGTCACCAGCGGGGGAGTCTGGCCGCTAGACGTTGCCGTCGAGCCCGAGGTCGCCGGTGTCTCGCGGCTGGCGTTGCAGTGGCCCGTCGAACAACTGCGAGGCGCGCGGGTCGTGATCGTGGGCCTGGGCAGCATCGGCGGCATCGTGGCCCAGTCACTCGCCGCGTCCGGGGTCGGCAACCTCGAACTCGTCGACCCGGACCGATTCCTCTGGCACAACCTCGTCCGTCACATCCTCGGCCCCGACGATGTCGGGCGCATGAAGGTCAGCGCTCTAAAGGAGCGAATCGAGAACCGCTGGCCGACCACATCGGTCGTCGCCCACCCGCTAGACGTCGTGCGTGACGCGCACCTGATCCGACCCCTGTTCGCCCATGCGGACCTGATCGTGTGCGCTGCCGACGGTATCGCTCCGCGTCGCACCGTCAGCCACCTCGCACGGCAAACCGGAAGGACCGCGGTCCTGACGTGCGTCCTGGACGACGGCGCCGTCGGCGAGGTACTGCGCCTACGCCCGGGCTCGCGGTTCGGCTGCCTCATGTGCCAGCGCCGAGCGCTAGAGGCGGCCGGTGCGCTCGACGCGGAAGCCGACCAGGAACTCGACTACGGCACGGGACTGGTCCACAAACCAATGACGGCCGTCGGCCCCGACCTATGGCTCGTCGCCGAGCTCGCCGCGAAGGCATCGATCTCGACGTTGCTGGAAGCCCTCGGATACGCCGAACACCAGTTGCCCGGAGAACAGGCGGTCCTGGCATTGCGCACAGGCAACGACCTGGCGTCGCCCTTCAACGTCAGTCACACGGGCAAGGTCGCGTGGTATCCCGCCACCGGTCCTCTTCCCGGCTGCTGGACCTGCGAGTAG
- a CDS encoding YfjI family protein, translating into MLDAADDPGAPFMRDRQIRGGLQSAEALIQAAASAGSTGSLIDGGEPDQRLLVVEEEYARLLVVASRQGSTLSPTLRSVWDGDVIAAHTKAATLKAEHPHVAIVGHVTMDELTFLLKATDVANGYANRFLHVLSRRTQLLSEPGRLSEDRIRYFGERLREVIAFSHIPREITRSPEFRREWDRLYRIVESQPSGGVMYDSLTARASPQLLRLALIFALLDQSPVLEVVHLRAAAALWEYCEASIAHIWGATLGDPKLDELLTATIAAGDDGLDRTTINRLFSNNLGKEQVDALVGALLSRGLVRRDRLSTGGRPREVIVALR; encoded by the coding sequence GTGCTGGACGCCGCCGACGATCCCGGTGCACCGTTCATGCGTGACCGTCAGATTCGTGGCGGCTTGCAGTCTGCCGAGGCGCTGATTCAGGCGGCCGCATCGGCGGGTTCGACTGGGTCGTTGATCGACGGTGGCGAGCCGGACCAGCGGTTGCTGGTGGTTGAGGAGGAGTACGCGCGGCTTCTGGTGGTCGCGTCTCGGCAGGGCTCGACCCTGTCGCCCACGTTGCGGTCTGTCTGGGATGGGGACGTGATCGCGGCTCACACGAAGGCCGCGACGCTCAAGGCCGAGCATCCGCACGTGGCGATCGTTGGGCACGTCACGATGGATGAGTTGACGTTCTTGCTCAAGGCCACTGATGTGGCCAACGGTTACGCGAACAGGTTCTTGCACGTGCTGAGCCGGCGCACCCAGCTTCTGTCCGAACCGGGCCGTCTGTCCGAGGATCGGATTCGGTACTTCGGTGAGCGGCTCCGCGAGGTCATCGCCTTCTCGCACATTCCCCGTGAGATCACCCGGAGCCCGGAGTTTCGGCGAGAGTGGGACCGGCTTTACCGCATCGTGGAGAGTCAGCCGTCGGGTGGGGTGATGTACGACTCGCTCACGGCGAGGGCGAGTCCGCAGCTGCTCCGGCTTGCGTTGATCTTTGCTCTGCTGGACCAGTCCCCCGTCCTTGAGGTCGTGCACCTGCGTGCGGCTGCGGCGCTGTGGGAGTACTGCGAAGCGTCCATCGCCCACATCTGGGGTGCCACGCTCGGTGACCCGAAGCTCGACGAGCTCTTGACCGCGACCATCGCGGCTGGAGACGACGGCCTGGACCGCACGACCATCAATCGCCTCTTCTCGAACAACCTCGGCAAGGAGCAGGTCGACGCCCTCGTCGGCGCGCTCCTCAGCAGGGGACTGGTGCGCAGGGATCGCCTGAGCACCGGCGGCCGACCCCGCGAAGTCATCGTCGCGCTCCGGTGA
- a CDS encoding site-specific integrase: MDPDLQALVNAELERLKTGVARTQSTARTYAEHLAAWWGPYARANDLPQYDATEEVHPLTAPQIARFVAACAAGDIRRGTRDGARAAERVGAPLSVPSLEGVLSALRAVHLDAGLVWHGDDTHVRELVAGYRTVHGARAVQAAPMSLDHVARLFATHALEPAGDPWVRDARARAVAVALGLSIRALAALDPTQVTWSPARVDVKFGDEDRSAPCLRTVIDDTITSSACGHCALGSWLTDPAPEPLVDVSDIVRIRAQWALAARRLARANFTGDRLHVDDDDPWTRLALGLTPGAARWLRMRAALLPMRAVGLRLDDIDDLTCTDVHFRDDTVTLSIVGKGETPARPYTVVLTATGDPLCPVEAMASYDRWVRTYLPTRRFFMVPTRGKGALRHPVDPPHGPGRALYQAVRTWLVEQDITLDENSAGLRETLTPHSARRAFAQQAKAEGHREHAIQKALRHKRPGTTTPYLHDTADQSAAAQVLQALANQDDDGRA, translated from the coding sequence ATGGATCCTGACCTGCAAGCACTGGTCAACGCCGAGCTCGAACGCCTCAAGACGGGCGTGGCCCGTACGCAGTCCACGGCGCGGACCTACGCCGAGCACCTCGCGGCGTGGTGGGGCCCCTACGCCCGCGCCAACGACCTACCCCAGTACGACGCCACCGAAGAGGTGCACCCGCTCACGGCCCCGCAGATCGCCCGGTTCGTCGCCGCGTGCGCGGCCGGGGACATCCGGCGCGGAACCCGCGACGGGGCCCGGGCGGCTGAGCGGGTAGGGGCACCCTTGAGCGTCCCGTCACTCGAAGGGGTGCTCTCGGCTCTGCGGGCGGTGCACCTGGACGCGGGCCTGGTCTGGCACGGAGACGACACCCACGTCCGCGAGCTCGTGGCCGGGTACCGCACCGTCCACGGCGCGAGAGCCGTCCAGGCCGCACCGATGAGCCTGGACCACGTGGCGAGACTGTTCGCGACGCACGCCCTCGAGCCGGCCGGCGACCCGTGGGTGCGCGACGCACGCGCACGGGCGGTCGCGGTCGCCCTGGGCCTGTCGATCAGGGCCCTGGCAGCACTGGACCCGACCCAGGTCACCTGGTCACCGGCCCGCGTGGACGTCAAATTCGGCGACGAGGACCGGTCAGCGCCCTGCCTGCGCACGGTCATCGACGACACGATCACGTCTTCCGCGTGCGGGCACTGCGCCCTTGGATCCTGGCTCACCGACCCGGCACCCGAGCCCCTGGTCGACGTGAGCGACATCGTGCGCATCCGAGCGCAGTGGGCCCTGGCCGCGCGACGCCTGGCACGCGCGAACTTCACCGGCGACCGCCTGCACGTGGACGACGACGACCCATGGACCCGTCTCGCGCTGGGACTGACCCCGGGCGCCGCGCGGTGGTTGCGGATGCGCGCCGCCCTGCTGCCCATGCGGGCCGTGGGCCTGCGCCTGGACGACATCGACGACCTCACCTGCACCGACGTCCACTTCCGAGACGACACGGTCACGCTGAGCATCGTGGGTAAGGGCGAGACTCCCGCCCGCCCGTACACGGTCGTGCTCACCGCGACCGGTGACCCCTTGTGCCCGGTGGAAGCGATGGCCAGCTACGACCGGTGGGTGCGCACCTACCTGCCCACGCGCAGGTTCTTCATGGTCCCCACACGCGGCAAGGGCGCGCTGCGCCACCCGGTCGACCCGCCCCACGGCCCCGGGCGCGCCCTGTACCAGGCCGTGCGCACCTGGCTGGTCGAGCAAGACATCACGCTCGACGAGAACAGCGCCGGTCTGCGTGAGACGTTAACCCCGCACAGTGCCCGCCGAGCCTTCGCGCAGCAAGCCAAAGCCGAAGGACACCGCGAGCACGCAATCCAAAAGGCCCTTCGTCACAAGCGCCCCGGCACGACAACGCCATACCTGCACGACACCGCCGATCAGAGCGCCGCCGCGCAGGTCCTGCAAGCCCTCGCGAACCAGGACGACGATGGCCGCGCCTGA
- the istB gene encoding IS21-like element helper ATPase IstB encodes MSATQTRDVTAELAFLTRALKAPTLRDAVDRLAERARAESWTHEEFLAACLGREVAARETHGGEGRIRAARFPGRKSLEDFDFDHARGLKRDLIAHLGTLDFVAARENVVFLGPPGTGKTHLATGIAIRACQAGHRVLFATASEWVDRLATAHHDGRLQDELRRLGRYPLLVIDEVGYIPFEPEAANLFFQLVSARYERASLIVTSNKPFGRWGEVFGDDTVAAAMIDRLVHHAEVIALKGDSYRLKNRDLGRAPGPTDD; translated from the coding sequence ATGAGCGCGACCCAGACCCGCGACGTCACCGCCGAGCTCGCGTTCTTGACCCGCGCGTTGAAGGCGCCCACGTTGCGTGACGCGGTCGACCGCCTCGCCGAACGGGCCCGCGCGGAGTCCTGGACCCACGAGGAGTTCCTCGCGGCGTGTCTGGGCCGCGAGGTCGCCGCCCGTGAGACCCACGGCGGGGAAGGGCGCATCCGCGCCGCCCGGTTCCCCGGACGCAAGTCCCTGGAGGACTTCGACTTCGACCACGCCCGCGGCCTCAAACGCGACCTGATCGCCCACCTGGGGACCTTGGACTTCGTCGCCGCCCGGGAGAACGTCGTGTTCCTCGGCCCGCCCGGGACCGGCAAGACCCACCTGGCCACCGGCATCGCGATCCGCGCCTGCCAAGCCGGCCACCGCGTCCTGTTCGCGACCGCCTCGGAATGGGTCGACCGCCTCGCGACCGCCCACCACGACGGGCGCCTGCAAGACGAGCTCCGCCGCCTGGGCCGCTACCCCCTGCTGGTCATCGACGAGGTCGGCTACATCCCCTTCGAACCCGAAGCCGCGAACCTGTTCTTCCAGCTCGTCTCAGCCCGCTACGAACGAGCCTCCCTGATCGTCACGTCCAACAAGCCCTTCGGCCGCTGGGGCGAGGTCTTCGGCGACGACACCGTCGCCGCCGCCATGATCGACCGCCTCGTCCACCACGCCGAAGTCATCGCCCTCAAAGGCGACTCCTACCGCCTGAAGAACCGCGACCTCGGCCGGGCACCAGGCCCGACCGACGACTGA
- a CDS encoding SAVED domain-containing protein, with protein sequence MNDATGDGFQPLGAHFLSYRQSDGTTVTDEIMWRLRAAGIPVWRDASDLLPGDTSERLIEALAEGLAGGVLVITGEVAHSSVVRDLEAPRLIALSQQTQFALTIANTVVDEHGQADHGAPDRLLQRDDGKLRGVLQYAIGDPAEMRKLVDGVRNLRMRNARAQINAEGARARIDVQTRNHGAAGDRTGAELDIRIKPSGSGPLPDAEGLRYFADAAPGLPAALTRAGAQRVLITGGAHLSFALALGTLLPATRIGHMEVVDQYDQHWAAGNEHHPAVRDDLLTTIEMREPNQDGPVCLYLDLRDGPSDAAYDTFIREHEPGFAAFAHVRPTLAGSLDPAQARDLATGCASFARLLSGSHANAELHLLYRGPFGLAVLIGRLLNTVRTVAYEWDPSTPGSPRYVATLRCVPSDMTEPVQVLLTP encoded by the coding sequence ATGAACGATGCCACGGGCGACGGTTTCCAACCGCTGGGTGCTCACTTCCTGTCGTACCGGCAGTCCGACGGAACAACCGTGACCGACGAAATCATGTGGCGCCTGCGCGCTGCCGGCATCCCGGTGTGGCGCGACGCGAGCGACCTGCTGCCGGGTGACACCTCCGAGCGGCTGATCGAGGCCCTCGCGGAAGGCCTGGCCGGTGGAGTCCTCGTGATCACCGGCGAGGTCGCACACAGCTCGGTGGTCCGGGACCTTGAGGCCCCCCGGCTGATCGCCCTCTCCCAGCAGACGCAGTTCGCGCTCACGATCGCGAACACCGTCGTGGACGAGCACGGCCAAGCCGACCACGGCGCACCGGACCGGCTCTTGCAGCGCGACGACGGCAAACTCCGCGGCGTCCTGCAGTACGCAATCGGCGACCCCGCCGAGATGCGCAAGCTAGTCGACGGCGTGCGGAACCTTCGGATGAGGAACGCGCGGGCACAGATCAATGCAGAAGGGGCACGTGCTCGGATCGACGTACAGACACGCAACCACGGCGCCGCCGGGGACCGAACAGGCGCCGAGCTCGACATCCGGATCAAGCCCTCAGGAAGCGGCCCGCTGCCCGACGCCGAAGGACTGCGGTACTTTGCGGACGCCGCCCCCGGACTTCCCGCCGCCCTCACCCGCGCGGGGGCGCAGCGCGTGCTGATCACCGGCGGCGCGCACCTGAGCTTCGCCCTAGCACTGGGCACGCTGCTGCCCGCCACACGCATCGGACACATGGAAGTCGTCGACCAGTACGACCAGCACTGGGCCGCCGGAAACGAGCACCACCCGGCGGTCCGGGACGATCTGCTCACGACTATCGAGATGCGCGAACCCAACCAGGATGGACCGGTCTGCCTATACCTGGACCTGCGCGACGGCCCCAGCGACGCGGCATACGACACCTTCATCCGTGAGCACGAACCCGGATTCGCCGCGTTCGCGCACGTACGCCCTACACTCGCCGGCAGCCTGGACCCCGCCCAGGCTCGCGACCTGGCCACAGGCTGCGCCAGCTTCGCCCGCCTGCTGTCAGGCAGCCACGCGAACGCCGAACTGCACCTGCTCTACCGCGGACCGTTCGGACTAGCAGTGCTGATCGGACGGCTACTGAACACCGTGCGCACAGTGGCATACGAGTGGGACCCGAGCACGCCGGGAAGCCCCCGGTACGTAGCGACCCTACGATGCGTCCCGTCCGACATGACCGAACCCGTCCAAGTCCTGCTCACGCCCTGA
- the istA gene encoding IS21 family transposase, translating into MMSVEDWAEIRRLHRVEGMAIKAIARRLGVSRNAVRRALAHDAPPKYVREPRGSIVDAVEPKVRELLRAVPDMPATVIAERIGWDRSITVLKDRIRELRPYYLPPDPATRTSYDPGQRVQCDLWFPPAPIPVGFGHVACPPVLVMVAGYSRMIFAVMVPTRQAEDLIAGHWSVLQAMGGVPAQLVWDNEPAVGAWRAGKPKLADQFEAFRGTLGISVHQCRPRDPEAKGLVERVNGYFETSFLPGRTFTGPGDFNTQLTDWLVQANGRHHRSLGARPADRWAADAAAMLALPPVAPQLGWSATVRLPRDHYVRLDSNDYSVDPVAVGRKVVVTADLATVTVRLGTKVVAAHERCWARQQTITDPAHRAAALALSFAAAHRPAAPRMQEVEQRNLGDYDQVFGLAEVMAR; encoded by the coding sequence GTGATGAGCGTGGAGGACTGGGCGGAGATCCGTCGGTTGCACCGGGTCGAGGGGATGGCGATCAAGGCGATCGCGCGTCGGCTGGGTGTCTCGAGGAACGCGGTGCGCCGGGCGTTGGCCCATGACGCCCCGCCGAAGTATGTCCGAGAGCCCAGGGGCTCGATCGTCGACGCGGTCGAGCCCAAGGTTCGCGAGCTGCTGCGGGCGGTCCCGGACATGCCGGCGACGGTGATCGCCGAGCGGATCGGGTGGGACCGGTCGATCACGGTCCTCAAGGACCGGATCCGTGAGCTGCGTCCGTACTACCTGCCCCCGGACCCGGCGACGCGGACCTCCTACGACCCGGGTCAGCGGGTCCAGTGCGACCTGTGGTTCCCGCCGGCGCCGATCCCGGTCGGGTTCGGGCACGTCGCCTGTCCGCCGGTGCTGGTGATGGTCGCGGGCTACTCGCGGATGATCTTCGCGGTCATGGTCCCGACCCGTCAGGCCGAGGACCTGATCGCCGGGCACTGGTCGGTGCTGCAGGCGATGGGCGGGGTTCCGGCTCAGCTGGTCTGGGACAACGAGCCCGCGGTGGGGGCCTGGCGGGCCGGCAAGCCCAAGCTCGCCGATCAGTTCGAGGCGTTCCGCGGGACGTTGGGCATCTCGGTGCACCAGTGCCGCCCGCGGGACCCGGAGGCCAAGGGTCTGGTCGAGCGGGTCAACGGCTACTTCGAGACCTCGTTCCTGCCCGGGCGGACCTTCACCGGCCCGGGTGACTTCAACACCCAGCTGACCGACTGGCTGGTGCAGGCGAACGGGCGCCATCACCGGTCGCTGGGTGCTCGTCCGGCTGACCGGTGGGCCGCCGACGCCGCCGCGATGCTCGCCTTGCCGCCCGTGGCCCCGCAGCTCGGCTGGTCGGCGACCGTCCGCCTGCCCCGGGACCACTACGTCCGGTTGGACTCCAACGACTACTCCGTGGACCCGGTCGCGGTCGGCCGCAAGGTCGTGGTGACCGCTGACCTGGCCACCGTGACCGTCCGCCTGGGCACCAAGGTCGTCGCGGCCCATGAGCGGTGCTGGGCCCGTCAGCAGACCATCACCGATCCCGCCCACCGGGCCGCTGCCCTGGCGTTGTCGTTCGCGGCGGCCCACCGGCCGGCGGCCCCACGGATGCAAGAGGTCGAGCAACGGAACCTGGGCGACTACGACCAGGTGTTCGGGCTGGCCGAGGTGATGGCCCGATGA
- a CDS encoding tyrosine-type recombinase/integrase: protein MAAPDLVAAAVAELTGAPALDPSTLTRAHTFETWWQDRAGDQPLNEVLLLAYLLDHPQWAPTTAKSNVSALCSYYRTTANIELRGPTITSHLARRARDARAPLPVVPALRVQDAREVAASMEAREVACTDPYVQALRDALVVLRSTAGPEQAIHPATVNLARLRLDQSDGHTLRDATGRILADLTPDGADQWARHLDLLADRTRLSRRAQTALHRSGIRPDTPVGTLTDAQWIWLWRGTDPDMPRRLRDRAYVLVGLAHARRHAELRRLDFEDITPTTAGFHITYLDHKNHTTIARDLHHVTAPDTTCGVECAACALQDLLDWENQCVGRTTGPVFATRYGGTVRRMTRQNARHRIREATSHIADHPWGSTRSLRAGAATSAWEAGQTLEQIAREITGHHDINQADLYIRRLGTPADTIQLDLTPPTRHTTP from the coding sequence ATGGCCGCGCCTGACCTCGTCGCGGCGGCTGTAGCCGAGCTCACCGGCGCACCCGCCCTGGACCCCTCCACCCTCACCCGCGCCCACACGTTCGAGACCTGGTGGCAAGACCGCGCCGGCGACCAGCCCCTGAACGAGGTCCTCCTGCTCGCCTACCTCCTCGACCACCCCCAGTGGGCCCCGACCACGGCGAAGTCCAACGTGTCCGCGCTCTGCTCCTACTACCGCACCACCGCGAACATCGAGCTTCGCGGACCCACCATCACCTCCCACCTGGCCCGCCGAGCCCGCGACGCGCGTGCGCCCCTGCCGGTAGTCCCCGCACTACGCGTCCAGGACGCTCGCGAGGTCGCCGCGTCCATGGAAGCGCGCGAGGTCGCATGCACCGACCCGTACGTGCAGGCACTGCGAGACGCGCTCGTCGTGCTGCGCTCCACCGCTGGACCCGAGCAGGCAATCCACCCCGCCACAGTCAACCTCGCCCGCCTACGGCTCGATCAAAGCGACGGGCACACCCTTCGCGACGCCACCGGTCGAATACTCGCCGACCTCACACCCGACGGCGCAGATCAGTGGGCCCGGCACCTCGACCTGCTCGCAGACCGCACACGCCTGAGCCGGCGAGCCCAAACGGCACTTCACCGCTCAGGGATCCGACCGGACACGCCCGTCGGCACCCTGACCGACGCGCAATGGATCTGGCTGTGGCGCGGGACCGACCCCGACATGCCGAGACGGTTGCGCGACCGCGCATACGTGCTCGTCGGCCTCGCCCACGCCCGCCGCCACGCCGAGCTCCGCCGCCTGGACTTCGAGGACATCACACCCACCACGGCCGGGTTCCACATCACCTACCTCGACCACAAGAACCACACCACCATCGCCAGAGACCTGCACCACGTGACCGCACCGGACACCACCTGCGGCGTCGAATGCGCCGCGTGCGCACTCCAAGACCTGCTCGACTGGGAGAACCAGTGCGTGGGCCGCACCACCGGCCCGGTTTTCGCCACCCGATACGGCGGCACGGTGCGCCGCATGACACGCCAGAACGCCCGGCACCGGATCCGCGAAGCCACCAGCCACATCGCCGACCACCCCTGGGGCAGCACCCGCTCCCTACGCGCCGGCGCAGCCACAAGCGCATGGGAAGCCGGACAGACACTCGAGCAGATCGCCCGCGAGATCACCGGCCACCACGACATCAACCAAGCCGACCTATACATCCGCCGCCTCGGCACCCCCGCAGACACCATCCAGCTCGACCTCACACCACCGACCCGGCACACCACACCCTGA
- a CDS encoding nucleotidyltransferase, which yields MDVNSAFEDFRKQVDADPKQVAEARRRRDLFRTALGQYDDIPEIVPSGSLARGTQKDPIHDVDLIAIYDESTHPNWGVSGESAHDALNVTSTRVNEKLGKTNGTVEHAVWRADPRNHAVKCFLDDPNAEDKFTVDVMPAFRRNDMLLIPQTATGTWVPTNPEYLIAEVARRHREWNKFASTVRMLKFWGKNQAPTLEIKSLAIETLALAHLPAANNRPTAIEQFFLAAAWHLDNSGIIEDPAKVCGEIQPDLDYDQLAILLRTAGNTAAKAQQSVLRNDQHGAITLWREVFGPRFPAPVGLNPAPAAIVAPRPVKDTPQG from the coding sequence ATGGACGTGAACAGCGCCTTCGAGGACTTCCGCAAGCAGGTCGATGCCGACCCCAAGCAGGTGGCCGAGGCCCGCCGACGTCGCGACCTGTTTCGAACCGCTCTCGGGCAGTACGACGACATCCCCGAGATTGTCCCGTCCGGCTCCCTCGCACGAGGCACCCAGAAGGACCCCATTCACGACGTAGACCTCATCGCGATCTACGACGAGAGCACCCACCCCAACTGGGGAGTGTCCGGCGAGTCGGCCCATGACGCTCTGAACGTCACAAGTACGCGCGTCAACGAGAAGCTCGGCAAGACGAACGGCACCGTCGAGCACGCGGTCTGGCGCGCCGACCCCCGCAACCACGCCGTCAAGTGCTTCCTCGACGACCCCAACGCCGAGGACAAGTTCACCGTCGACGTCATGCCGGCGTTCCGTCGCAACGACATGCTCCTGATTCCACAGACCGCAACCGGCACCTGGGTCCCGACCAACCCGGAATACCTGATAGCCGAGGTCGCCAGACGGCACCGTGAATGGAACAAGTTCGCCAGCACGGTCCGCATGCTCAAGTTCTGGGGGAAGAACCAGGCGCCGACCCTCGAGATCAAATCACTGGCCATAGAGACCCTCGCACTCGCACACCTTCCGGCCGCCAACAACCGCCCAACCGCGATCGAGCAGTTCTTCCTTGCCGCGGCCTGGCACTTGGACAACAGCGGCATCATCGAAGACCCCGCCAAGGTCTGCGGAGAGATCCAGCCGGACCTCGACTACGACCAGCTCGCCATACTCCTGCGAACCGCAGGCAACACCGCAGCCAAGGCGCAGCAGTCTGTCCTGCGCAACGACCAGCACGGTGCGATCACCTTGTGGCGAGAGGTGTTTGGCCCGAGATTCCCCGCGCCCGTCGGACTCAACCCCGCTCCCGCTGCCATTGTCGCCCCGCGGCCCGTCAAGGACACCCCGCAGGGATGA
- a CDS encoding Mov34/MPN/PAD-1 family protein codes for MVATAWSLSIPRSVLQGILRLADDGERELETGGILLGHEDEPASTTRVTTAGDPGPAAVRQPRFFSRDLQHSQQLADMAWRLDHSQWIGEWHTHPHGQPVPSRIDHHSYLRHVRDPELGFARFVSLLVAIGPQRRTLVAAWITEPNGTSPAKLDVTDS; via the coding sequence ATGGTGGCGACCGCGTGGAGCTTGTCGATACCGAGGTCGGTTCTCCAGGGAATTCTGCGCCTCGCCGACGACGGCGAGCGCGAGCTCGAGACCGGAGGCATCCTCCTGGGCCACGAAGACGAACCAGCCAGTACGACTCGGGTCACGACCGCGGGCGACCCTGGACCGGCCGCCGTCCGTCAGCCCCGCTTCTTCTCCCGCGACCTACAACACTCCCAGCAGCTCGCGGACATGGCATGGCGACTCGACCACTCCCAGTGGATCGGCGAGTGGCACACGCACCCCCATGGGCAGCCCGTGCCCAGTCGCATCGACCACCACTCATACCTACGCCACGTACGCGACCCCGAGCTAGGGTTCGCTCGATTCGTGAGCCTCCTCGTGGCCATCGGTCCTCAGCGCCGCACCCTCGTCGCGGCCTGGATCACCGAGCCAAACGGGACCTCACCCGCCAAACTCGACGTCACCGACAGCTAG